One stretch of Ipomoea triloba cultivar NCNSP0323 chromosome 8, ASM357664v1 DNA includes these proteins:
- the LOC116027793 gene encoding squamosa promoter-binding-like protein 12 isoform X1, whose product MEWNSKWGWEKLAMLGSKACESPKKLQLTDWGFVEEAELDTGSLDLSGGSRGYGSSAKSSVSASTDSSTKDGTKSSNFTFGGFPGDLDKKMEQPGAEVSGNSPPLDTSIGSVEPFIGLKLGKRTYFESNSGGNSVKSPTKATIPISSATSVKKTKSPSQCAPTPYCQVEGCNIDLSSAKDYHRKHRVCDSHSKCPKVIVGGIERRFCQQCSRFHNLSEFDENKRSCRRRLSDHNARRRKPLQDATQFNSTSMLSPFPDGRQQVNFVVNHCPIFPSRSAADSTWDSNCTSKFTITRGFTSKPEKARTISKLPNLAGIQLPNAISASSKGTTAEVFNQGAKQYLFQSNASTIPEVPRALSLLSTTSWGSYQPESISLDSPLPANQPSSLDPFMHAIPPGLLLPSSEYLQPEQQQHSTDFSGHTLAVNSTSPIHLSQVQLFKLPHDTDFYFNI is encoded by the exons ATGGAGTGGAATTCAAAGTGGGGATGGGAAAAGCTGGCTATGCTTGGATCAAAAGCCTGTGAAAGTCCCAAAAAGCTGCAATTAACAGACTGGGGATTTGTAGAAGAGGCTGAACTTGATACTGGATCCTTGGATTTGTCAGGAGGAAGTAGAGGATATGGATCTTCAGCTAAAAGTTCGGTATCAGCTTCTACTGACTCATCAACGAAGGATGGGACAAAATCATCCAATTTCACTTTTGGAGGCTTTCCTGGAGATTTGGATAAGAAAATGGAGCAGCCAGGAGCTGAGGTATCTGGAAACTCGCCACCACTGGATACCTCAATTGGTTCTGTAGAACCGTTTATAGGTCTGAAGCTTGGTAAGCGGACTTATTTTGAAAGCAACTCTGGTGGAAACAGTGTCAAGAGTCCAACGAAGGCTACAATCCCTATTTCATCAGCCACTTCAgttaagaaaacaaaatcaCCTAGTCAGTGTGCACCTACTCCGTACTGTCAGGTTGAAGGCTGTAACATTGATCTTTCCTCTGCCAAAGATTATCATCGGAAGCATAGAGTTTGCGATAGTCATTCCAAATGCCCAAAGGTCATTGTAGGAGGTATAGAACGTCGGTTTTGCCAACAATGTAGCCG GTTCCATAACTTGTCAGAATTTGATGAAAATAAGCGTAGCTGTCGGCGGAGACTTTCTGATCACAATGCAAGGCGCCGCAAGCCACTGCAGGATGCAACCCAGTTTAACTCAACAAGTATGTTATCACCCTTTCCTG ATGGTAGGCAACAAGTGAATTTTGTGGTGAACCATTGCCCCATTTTTCCCTCTAGAAGTGCTGCAGATTCAACCTGGGATAGCAATTGCACCTCCAAGTTCACCATTACAAGAGGATTTACTTCAAAGCCTGAAAAGGCCAGAACCATAAGTAAACTGCCAAACCTGGCAGGGATCCAGTTACCAAATGCAATCAGTGCATCATCCAAGGGCACAACAGCCGAGGTCTTCAACCAAG GTGCCAAACAATACTTGTTTCAATCAAATGCAAGCACGATACCGGAGGTTCCTCGTGCTCTCTCTCTTCTGTCAACTACTTCCTGGGGTTCATATCAACCTGAATCAATTTCACTTGATAGCCCTCTGCCCGCTAATCAGCCCAGCTCGCTCGATCCATTTATGCATGCTATCCCCCCGGGCCTCCTCTTACCCTCTTCAGAATACTTGCAGCctgaacaacaacaacactcCACTGATTTCAGTGGACACACGCTGGCGGTGAATTCTACCAGCCCCATTCACCTTTCGCAAGTTCAGCTGTTTAAACTTCCTCATGATACCGACTTTTATTTCAACATTTGA
- the LOC116027793 gene encoding squamosa promoter-binding-like protein 12 isoform X2 produces the protein MEWNSKWGWEKLAMLGSKACESPKKLQLTDWGFVEEAELDTGSLDLSGGSRGYGSSAKSSVSASTDSSTKDGTKSSNFTFGGFPGDLDKKMEQPGAEVSGNSPPLDTSIGSVEPFIGLKLGKRTYFESNSGGNSVKSPTKATIPISSATSVKKTKSPSQCAPTPYCQVEGCNIDLSSAKDYHRKHRVCDSHSKCPKVIVGGIERRFCQQCSRFHNLSEFDENKRSCRRRLSDHNARRRKPLQDATQFNSTNGRQQVNFVVNHCPIFPSRSAADSTWDSNCTSKFTITRGFTSKPEKARTISKLPNLAGIQLPNAISASSKGTTAEVFNQGAKQYLFQSNASTIPEVPRALSLLSTTSWGSYQPESISLDSPLPANQPSSLDPFMHAIPPGLLLPSSEYLQPEQQQHSTDFSGHTLAVNSTSPIHLSQVQLFKLPHDTDFYFNI, from the exons ATGGAGTGGAATTCAAAGTGGGGATGGGAAAAGCTGGCTATGCTTGGATCAAAAGCCTGTGAAAGTCCCAAAAAGCTGCAATTAACAGACTGGGGATTTGTAGAAGAGGCTGAACTTGATACTGGATCCTTGGATTTGTCAGGAGGAAGTAGAGGATATGGATCTTCAGCTAAAAGTTCGGTATCAGCTTCTACTGACTCATCAACGAAGGATGGGACAAAATCATCCAATTTCACTTTTGGAGGCTTTCCTGGAGATTTGGATAAGAAAATGGAGCAGCCAGGAGCTGAGGTATCTGGAAACTCGCCACCACTGGATACCTCAATTGGTTCTGTAGAACCGTTTATAGGTCTGAAGCTTGGTAAGCGGACTTATTTTGAAAGCAACTCTGGTGGAAACAGTGTCAAGAGTCCAACGAAGGCTACAATCCCTATTTCATCAGCCACTTCAgttaagaaaacaaaatcaCCTAGTCAGTGTGCACCTACTCCGTACTGTCAGGTTGAAGGCTGTAACATTGATCTTTCCTCTGCCAAAGATTATCATCGGAAGCATAGAGTTTGCGATAGTCATTCCAAATGCCCAAAGGTCATTGTAGGAGGTATAGAACGTCGGTTTTGCCAACAATGTAGCCG GTTCCATAACTTGTCAGAATTTGATGAAAATAAGCGTAGCTGTCGGCGGAGACTTTCTGATCACAATGCAAGGCGCCGCAAGCCACTGCAGGATGCAACCCAGTTTAACTCAACAA ATGGTAGGCAACAAGTGAATTTTGTGGTGAACCATTGCCCCATTTTTCCCTCTAGAAGTGCTGCAGATTCAACCTGGGATAGCAATTGCACCTCCAAGTTCACCATTACAAGAGGATTTACTTCAAAGCCTGAAAAGGCCAGAACCATAAGTAAACTGCCAAACCTGGCAGGGATCCAGTTACCAAATGCAATCAGTGCATCATCCAAGGGCACAACAGCCGAGGTCTTCAACCAAG GTGCCAAACAATACTTGTTTCAATCAAATGCAAGCACGATACCGGAGGTTCCTCGTGCTCTCTCTCTTCTGTCAACTACTTCCTGGGGTTCATATCAACCTGAATCAATTTCACTTGATAGCCCTCTGCCCGCTAATCAGCCCAGCTCGCTCGATCCATTTATGCATGCTATCCCCCCGGGCCTCCTCTTACCCTCTTCAGAATACTTGCAGCctgaacaacaacaacactcCACTGATTTCAGTGGACACACGCTGGCGGTGAATTCTACCAGCCCCATTCACCTTTCGCAAGTTCAGCTGTTTAAACTTCCTCATGATACCGACTTTTATTTCAACATTTGA